One part of the Moorena sp. SIOASIH genome encodes these proteins:
- a CDS encoding heme-binding protein: protein MKLSKFILPVGLLAIVLLGWRVFSAASAPLPEGFPPPTPAGKIEIKHYPAYRAATVAYSGELSEAANRAFGSLYRHISSNDISMTAPVETRYPISTLETSQGGSLAQLGVAYVSFLYNRRNITPEQIEGNIKVEDIPPMTVVSLGMKGSYSYLSYQQSIEQLKEWLAQHSEYTVVGTPRRFFYDSPFVPEPLKRSEVQVPIRPVND from the coding sequence ATGAAGCTATCCAAATTTATCTTGCCTGTAGGCTTACTGGCAATTGTCTTACTGGGATGGAGAGTGTTCAGTGCTGCCTCTGCTCCCCTACCAGAAGGGTTTCCACCTCCTACCCCAGCTGGCAAAATCGAAATCAAACACTACCCTGCCTATCGCGCTGCCACAGTAGCCTATTCTGGGGAGCTGTCTGAGGCAGCTAATCGTGCTTTTGGCTCCCTGTACCGCCATATTAGCTCTAACGATATTTCCATGACTGCTCCGGTAGAGACTCGTTATCCTATCAGTACCCTGGAAACTAGCCAGGGAGGTTCCCTTGCTCAGCTTGGTGTTGCCTATGTATCATTTCTATACAACCGTCGTAATATCACTCCTGAGCAGATTGAAGGGAATATTAAGGTAGAAGACATACCACCGATGACAGTAGTCAGCCTTGGGATGAAAGGTAGCTATAGTTATCTGAGCTACCAACAAAGTATTGAGCAGTTGAAGGAATGGTTAGCCCAACACTCGGAGTATACCGTTGTTGGTACACCCCGTCGCTTTTTCTATGATTCTCCCTTCGTCCCGGAACCCCTAAAGCGCAGTGAAGTTCAAGTTCCGATTCGACCAGTAAATGACTAA
- a CDS encoding alpha/beta hydrolase produces the protein MERQELFESKGARIYGTLTLPEGVENPSACLFIGGSFPQTRDGNLDNSKTDWFPKPLPERNLFRDEARILEEIGIATFRYDKRGCGQSEGNFNTTGLFDLVDDARMALQWMRSIPEIDTSRIGVLGQSEGAVIALILAASDPDINFFVWQGGIYNNLEGIIKWQAEAFEKLDSTTIKKLKENMPLIYWIYKQIDEIYASAKRGEEFFRIGDEDWSFNYYLPPGKEHFDNPPYLFVDKVKCPVLILHGALDHNTPPEEAQQMQQALIDAGNRNVTTHIFPGLDHSFRRLGDPDEDFVTAMKRPLDPEMPQALTNWLKVWQEK, from the coding sequence ATGGAAAGACAAGAATTATTTGAATCCAAGGGTGCAAGGATTTATGGAACACTTACCCTACCAGAAGGTGTGGAAAACCCCTCCGCTTGCCTATTCATTGGCGGGTCTTTTCCTCAGACAAGAGACGGAAATCTAGATAATTCAAAAACCGATTGGTTTCCTAAACCATTACCAGAGCGAAACCTGTTCCGGGATGAAGCTAGAATTTTGGAGGAAATCGGGATAGCGACATTTAGATATGATAAGCGAGGATGTGGTCAAAGCGAAGGAAATTTTAATACTACTGGGCTGTTTGACTTGGTAGATGATGCTCGGATGGCATTGCAATGGATGCGGAGTATTCCTGAGATTGACACCAGTAGAATCGGAGTTCTTGGTCAAAGTGAAGGGGCTGTAATTGCTTTAATTTTGGCAGCTTCTGACCCAGACATTAATTTTTTTGTTTGGCAAGGTGGCATTTATAACAACCTAGAAGGGATAATCAAATGGCAAGCCGAAGCCTTTGAAAAATTAGATAGTACAACTATCAAAAAATTAAAGGAAAATATGCCATTAATTTATTGGATATACAAACAGATTGATGAAATTTATGCTAGCGCAAAAAGGGGTGAAGAGTTCTTTCGCATCGGAGATGAAGATTGGTCTTTTAATTATTACCTACCGCCGGGCAAAGAGCATTTTGACAATCCTCCCTATTTATTTGTGGACAAGGTCAAATGCCCAGTACTAATTTTACATGGTGCCTTAGATCACAATACACCTCCAGAAGAAGCTCAACAAATGCAGCAAGCACTTATCGATGCTGGTAATAGGAATGTGACAACTCATATTTTTCCTGGATTGGATCACAGCTTCAGAAGACTAGGTGACCCAGATGAGGATTTTGTTACTGCTATGAAACGACCCCTAGATCCAGAAATGCCCCAAGCACTAACTAATTGGCTAAAAGTCTGGCAAGAAAAGTGA